ACTTGCTAGGATATGTTCGTTGTTCGTCTATGTTCACGCGTCTTCAAGTTGGATCCTTCCTATCTACACTGCTCTTCATCTCGGCAGTGAttgttgttctggtgcgctggttcTAGGGGGTATTAGCACGACGACTTTTCGAATGTCTACTACAACGAGTTTTTTCAGGCTCCACCGAGGGAGGGACGCTGACGGTGGCGTGCCTTCGGCTCGCTTTAGTATCTGTAGTCGTCACTAGTTAGTCCTCgcatctggatgtaatttttattatttttaatgTTTATTGTACtatcatgattgaagatgaatagattaaAAGTTTCAGAAAAAAGACTAATGTAATGCTAACTGGCGAATGCTCGTTGGGAGGTCCGAGCGGACATCGCGCACGGCCGTTCTAGTTCGATCGTGATCAAATGATGGCAGTGTTTTTTCTTTTGAGAAAAACGCCTAATAACGGCGCGAGTAGATACGTACGTGGCATCACAACGCAGATCCATGACCTCAGGCATCACTTTTACGTTTCCCTTTTTTGACATAGACATCAGAAAAGCTACACCAACATGCAGCATTCGAAAGTAACAGGGCCTCCCTTCCCCTCGCGTCGCCCCCGCTCGGGCGACCCGGGGGCCCCAAACCCTAGCTCCGCCGCCTCCCctttcttctcccctcctcctcgccgccgccttAGGCCGCCGCCGGGCAAGCCCGGGGTGTCGCcgaggaaggtggcggcggggcccTGGCGCCCCTGCCTCTGCTGCGGGGGGCCGTGTTCCCTAGGGCGGCGGCCCTGGTCGGAGAGGCGTCACCGGCCCGGCGGCAGGCGGTGGCGCGGGCGTGGGCCGGCGTTCCTGGCCGTGTGGATGGCGGGTGCCCCGGTGGACGGGAGCCCTGGTGGCTCGCGGTGGCGCCAGATCTGGCcgcccctgcccccccccccccctgtttCGAGTGCTCCGCCCCGGCCAGATCTGCCTGGCTCCTTTGCGGGCCGCCGGATCTTGCGTCGTGGGGGTGGTGGCGGCGAGGATTCACAGACCGGGAGAAATTCCAGGCCGGCCTCGTCGGTCTTGGCGGCGGCGACGCTCGTGGCGCCGTTCCCCTCCCTGGAGGCGCCGTTCAGGTCAGATCCGTCGCCCCCCCATCCCTCTAGTCTCCCGGGTGAAAACCTCAACTCtgttgggcggcggcggcgccctcGGCGTCGCGCCCTTCCTGAAGGCGCCGTTTTTGGGAGCTAGGTGGGCAGTGGGCTCCTCGGCGAAGTGGTGGGTGTGCAGCGGCGGCAGTGGCTGGTCTTCTTGGTCGGCGGCGAGTTCGTCCGCGGCTCAACGCCTACAGGGACACTGTGCTACTGCTCCTCCGTCCGTCCCGGCAGTTCTTCCTCTTCCGTGTCCAGTCCGTGGGTGTTGGGTGGTGCTCTGCTCCTTGAGATCATTTCGTGGCTAGTTGGGTGAGCTAGGTTCCTTTCCAAATGCAGCCTGCCGGTGTCTTTCCTCCCAAGTTCTAGGGTGAACTGCTACACTGTCAACGGTTCGGCGCCTTCGAGCCAGGCGAGGAGACAGGGGTCTTCTTTGACAGTGGAGCTGGGAGGTCATGGCAACCCGGGGCCGCTGGCGATTTGGCGACGGCGTGCCCTTCCTCGCCGTCCGTAATGCTGCTCCTGTGCTGACATTCTCCTTCTCCCTGGTGATTTGTATGCGATTGAGGACCTACATATCCCCGAGCTGCGTGCTTCCTTGTTCGATCCTTTAGCTGGGTGTGTGTGAGGCTTGTGTGCTGTTGTCCAGCGCCTCTGTATCTTGTCGTTTTTTGCTTTCTTGTGTTGGTTTCGAGTTTGtaatcctggccggttgatggctttgttaattcaaagccgggctcttctgaagccttcgttctaaaaaaaaCATGCAGCATTCTATCATAAACAAAAGACATCCAGCTGATAGGAGGATGCATGCAACAAGttcccctcctcttcctctccatCACAGCCCCGATGGTCTGCGTGGAGTGAGTCAAATCTTGCCTAAACACAAGGGACCTTGGCGTTGGTTCTTTCTCATCGATTATGGACGTGTTTGTTACCTACATACACCTTAATCAGGCCCGCGCGGAAAGGATTCGGCCTGTTTGATAGCTCGCATACACTGTTGGGCCTGTATGGCACGCTTCTTAAAACATCTCTGGGTCTGACTTGCTGGAAACACTCAGATTGACAGTTTCTTGTGAGCCAGGCCGAGCGGAAGCGCGGCCAGCTGGCCCTGCACCAGGAGAAACGGGAGGGATGCGAGGTGTTTAGGTGGTGTCTTCTTCAACCTCCATTAAGCTCCTCTCTAATCTTCTCTCTTCCATGTCCCTCTAATCTACACAACAGTGCTTTGATTCGAGGTAAgctctacatgaaaaagatgcaCATCGATGCTACGGTTCCATTCAGGCGATCGGTTTGTAGTTTTGTCGACCCTACATGCTCAATTTCTTGTTCCCGTTTGAAGCTGTTTTGGACGAATTTTGTCAGATTCGTCGCGCACGATCGATTGTTTGAAATTTCTTTTGACCAGCAGCCTAATCTTGTAATTCTGCACAACATTCATGTTGCAAGTTTCTTGTTTCGACGATCGTAGACGAGAAGATCTACATATTTCTCATGGCTGTACATATGGATATGCGTGTTGTGATTTAAGATACTGCTTAATTATTCCTCTAGCCGGCGTGGTTTCTCTCGATCTCCTCTCTCGCGTCTTGCTGTGGTAGCATCATCGTCACCGTCGTTCATCTCGGCCTTCTCTCCATGATCCTACTGTAGTTAAGCCGCCATGGCGCGCACACTGACGGGGTTCTTGTCCTCTGTTCTCTGCCACCGTCTGTCCACTGTCTTTGCGCAAGCACTCCAACTAGTTCGCCGACGGGGTCGCTCGCCCATGACTTCGTGCTCTTCATGTCGGACACGGCGCCATGCTCACTGTCCACCGCACTCGCCATGGTCCGGCGCACACTGCATTTCTTCTCCCCCTTCATCTGCTAGCTCTTAACTCTGTGTGCTAAGTGCAAATGCTAGCTCTTAATCATACCTCATACGTGTAACCAAACACCGTGTTCATATGCCGCTTGGGCCAATGCAGTCAACCAAACAAAAATCACTTGCGTATTACCTAATGCAGGGACCCtagatgcaggcaaccaaacaacttgCAGATGTCCATATGATGCTGTTTTTTTAGAGCCAGGCTGAGTGGAGAAATATATGCAATGCAACTACTGTTCACTactgcaaccaaacacgccctatgCTACTTTAGGTTTCTAGGGTGAGTGGCTGTGAATGCAAGCCCGCGTTGCGTATGTGTACAAAAGAGAGGTCTCTCACGTTGACTCACCGCAAGGTCGTCCCTTTTACCGTACGTCAAGAGTAGGAATCTTGAATCTTATTACAGGAAAGTACGGCTTATTACACTGGGCAAGATTGCGAAAAGTAAAACACGCACACACATACACAAGGGCACCATGCAGCGAAGCAACCGAACAAGGTGCATGCATGACTGACTCGTTCTAGGAGTACTATATAGCGAGGCACGTACGTACGTGCGTGCTGACGGGGACGATTGACGGCTGCTATGAGAGAGCTGCTGCCGTACGTTAATCCGTTGTCGCCGATGACCGGTGCAGGTTTTAATTTTTAAACAGCGCTCTCGGGACCGGACGTGGCCTTGGTGACGCCGGTGAACTCAACCTTGGTGCCCAGCAGGTCGACCCCGACGTCGGCGGTGAAGGTGTCGTACCGGAGGAACAGCTCCACCACCAGGAGCCTGCCCACGAGCACCACCAGGTTCTTGCCGGGGCACTGCTTGTTGTCCACGCTGGGGCTCTCGGTCTCCCGCCCGTTGGACCAGTACACGTACTGCAGCAGCTTCCTCCCCTCCTCCCCGACGAACCGGTCGCCGACGAACTCCCTCGCCGTGGAGCCGAAGACGCGGGGGTCCCTGGTGGCGCACGGCTGGTACCCGAACAGCATCTCCCCCTTCTTCACGGCGAACACCGCGTCGTGGCTCTCGATGTTCATGTCCGCCTTGGCGCGGCCGTACTGGAACTTGACGGGCGGGTCCAGCCGCAGCGCCTCCCACACAGCCGACTTGGTCAGCTCCATCTTCTCCAGCGCCTCTATCGTCACCTTGCCGCCGGCGTCAGCCACGGCGGCGCGTATCTCCGCGACGAGCTTCTGGTGGAACTTCTCTCCGGCCCCCGCGATGCGCGCGAGGATCCCCGGGAGCAGCACCTTGAGGCCGCCGTAGCTGTTGAAGACGGTGGCGAACAGCAGGTTGTGGCATGCCTCGTCCCGCTTCAGCCCGAGGCCCTCGGCGGTGTCGAGCGCCTTGGTCGCGGCGGCGTAGAAGTACTTGTACAGCGCCTTGTAGTCGCCGCTGACGAGGATGGGCGGGAGGTGCACGGTGTGGAGGAGCGGCTCCTCGAGGATCATGGGGAGGCCGAGCGTCACGAGCGGGTGGAGCTGGAATATGAGCCACTTGGCGGCCTTGGTCGGGCCGGTGGTGCCTAGGTCAGACGCGGAGGGGAGCACGCCGAAGTAGGCGTCGCCGATGAACTCGAAGGAGGTGGCGTCGTTGAGCGTGTTGAAGTTGGACTTCTTGCTGAGAACGAGCTGCGACTCGACGGTGGCGAGGAGCGAGGAGAAGTGGGAGCGGAAGGCCGGGATGAAGGCGTCCTTGCGGGAGGCGAGGAGGGAGAAGAGCAGCTGCTTGACCTTGGTGTGGGTGGGCTCGGAGGGGTCGAGGTAGGAGCAGACGCGGAAGCCGCCGGTGAGGGAGGTGGAGGGCATGTAGGTGCCGGTGAAGAGGTTCTTCTTCTCGACCTTGTCGACGTCGAAGAGCACGGGGAAGCTCTTGGCGTCGAGCACGGCGACCACGCGCGGGTCGCGCGCCATGAACGGGCCCGGCGGGACGTTGATGCGGACGACGGTGGAGCCGTACTTGTCGACGCGGGACTCGAAGTACTTGTCCTGGCCCTGGAAGTAGTAGAAGTCGAGGCGGTCGCGGATGGCCGAGACGAACGGCATGCCGTAGCTGCCCGGCACCTCCCGCGGCACCAgggagccctcgtcgccgcctGCCATGCCGCTCCGGTTCGTCTAGCTCTGCTGCTGGCTGGTTTGGTTTGGAACTCTGGATCTCGCGCTCTCGATGCAGACAAGATTGGAGCGAGGAGGCTTTGTCTGTGTGTTGCGATTTGCGGATGAAGCTCTGGGTTGGGCGTACAAATAGCCCGCGGAGAAGAGATGGAGCGATCATGCAGCGTGCATGGCATGGCTGACAGTGACCGCACGCGCGTGTTGCCCGTGCCGTGCAGGGTGGGCCAAGGGACAAGTCCCGGGCGGTGAAATGTGGACGGGATCAAATCAATAGTTGTTGCACCGTTCACCTACTCACCCGATCTAGGCGCGCGGCGCACCCGGCCGCATTTGCTGCGACTCCGTTGCTTCGGAAATGATATGGTTAGGTAGGTGATACAACGAGCAGGTGTGGTGCAATGAGACTGTTATGGATAAGATTAATTAGGATTAAGGGACGCATCACATTGCCAGTTGCTTGAAATTTTCAACTTTTTTAGCCGTGGGAGGGACACATGCATCTACTAGTAGCGTTGCGTTAGTACCGATTCCAAGGCTACTCATCGATGATAGAATTTTTTTAACAaggtacagacgcaagcgctcgtatacacgcgcatacactcatccctatgaatgcacacacgcacaccctattTTTATGAGCATTTTCGGAAGACTGAGCCgtcatatcatcttgaaatttacgaagtcatcgtagacacctcgtcgtcgacgggaacgtctcctcccccTAGATACGCATTgccgaaaatcctgaaataaatccagaaataaatgcgagcaccaggatttgaatCCTGGTGGGCTGGGATACTACAGTCCCTCTAACCATTCAACCACAGGTTGATTGGCACTCATCGATGATGATGATGGGTACTAGTAGTATCAACTTAGTTTCCACGTGCCCTAAAAAAACTTAGTTTCCACGTACGTCATCGGTTGCAATTAGGAACATCGGGTTAAGCGTCGCCACAAATTTGACCCAAGAAGCCGCCAAGTCCGTCCACAATCACCTGCCACGCCCGTCCAAACTCCACCTTCCGTCCTTACCAAAAAATTTAATAATACAGCAGTAATTCAAGAATACACTTTTTTTTTAAAATGAGTTTTAAGTTTCTTACGTTAAATTGAATAGTAATGCGCAATTGCAACATCAAACTGCCACCGCATACAGGGGCGGCTCTTTGAAGATGAAATAGGGTCTTTCCCGCATATCCTTCGTTTCGGTGGTGTTTCTAGCATCGTTGGAGGATGTGTGTAGGTTTGTCTTTagcggatctcgcgggattcgacCGGCTTTTATTTTCGGAGTATCCACCTAGATCTAGTCTCTGTTCATCTGTGCTCGTGTGTCTATAGGTTGGATCCATCTGATCTACTAATCTTTTCATCCCTGGCGGTTGCTATTCTAGTGCGGTGGTCCTGTAGGGcctttcaaatttgaattggcATGGCTGCATCGGGATGGTTTTGTAGACATAATCAAGAATGTTTGGGAGGGACCCGCCGTTGGTCGTACACCGATTCAGAGATGAGATTATAAAATAAGGGTCATGAGGCAACACCTCTCTGGATGGGCGAAACACACCAATGAATTGTACAAAAAAGAAAAGCAGCGACTCTGTACCATCATTGACGACCTCGACAAAATTGCAGAGACACGCACCTTATCTCAACAAGAGATTGAATTGAAAAATCAATCTAATGAGAAGGTTGCCCGTCTATTGTGCGAAGAGGATATCAAATACTACAAGAGGTCCAAAGCTGACTTCATCCTAATGGGAGATAGTAATACAAGATACTTCCAATTGGTCGCCAATGGTCGACATAGGAAGAAATGTATTCATAGTCTCCAATAAGATGAGGTGCGGATCAAATGTCAGGAGGAGCTCAAAAAGTATATCACCAGCTACTACAAATCTCAATTCGGGGCGCCAGATGAAGGGAATGCCACCTTGACGAGGCTCGAACAGGTGATATTTCACAAGTCACGGTGGAAGATAACGATATCCTCATGACACCTTTCTCAGAAGAGTAGGTGAGAACGGCAGCGTTCCAAATGGAACACAACAAAGCCCTAGGCCCTGATGGTCTTCCCGCGGAATTCTATCAGAATTTTTGGGATATCATCAAAACTGACCTTTTGGAGTTGTTTAAATGTCTTCATGCCGATCGACTTGACCTATTTAGGCTAAATTTTGGCGAGATTGTTTTGTTGCCAAAAATTAAGGAGGCCGAATGGATCCAGCAGTTCAGACCCATATGCCTCCTTAATATCAGCTTCAAGATTTTCACCAAAGTGGCTACGAATAGGTTAAATTCGATAGATGACCATGTTGTCCGGTCATCTCAAACGGTCTTCATGCAAGGAAGGAATATACTAGATGGTGTACTAATCCTTCATGAGACCGTCCATGAGATGCACCGAAAAAACATGAGTGGAGTGGTATTCAAAATTGACTTTCAAAAATCCTATGACAAGGTCAAGTGGTCTTTTCTCCAACAGGCCCTAAGGATGAAAGGTTTCTCCGATAAATGGCGCCTGTGGATCCAAAATTTTGTAACTGGAGGTAGTGTGGCCATCAACATCAATGATGATGTAGGTCATTACTTCCAGACAACAAAAGGTCTACGACATGGTGACTCCATGTCCCCAATATAATTTAACATTGTTGTTGACATGTTCACTATTCTGATTGAGCGCGCCAAGCAGGATGGACAGATTGCGGGAGTAGTGCCACACCTTGTGGATGGTGGCCTCTCTATTTTGCAATATGCCGATGACACAATTCTTTGTATGGAACATGACCTGGACAAAGCTCGAAATCTGAAGCTCTTGCTCTCAGTGTTTGAGAAAATGTCGAACCTCAAAATTAACTTCATAAAAGTGAATTGTTTTGCTTTGGAGAAGCCGTTGAGGCGGCGACCGATTATGCTGACCTGTTTGGTTGCGCTTGGCCAATTCCCGATTAAATATCTGGGAATACCGGTTCATTATCGACATCTCACCATTGCAGAGTGGAAGCATGTGGAGGAGCGCCTTGAGAAACGGTTGAGCAGTTGGAAAGGAAAACTACTCTTAGTTGGAGGTCGGTTGGTTTTGATTAACTCCGTTCTCACAAGCATGGTTCTCTATATCCTTTCTTTCTTCCAACTCCCAAAAAGGGTCCTACAAAGACTGGACTACTTTAGATCCAGATTCTTTTGGGAAGGAGATGGTGAAAAGAAAAAATACAGGCTGTCCAAATGGAGCGTGGTTTGTAGGCCTAAAGACCCCTCGGAATTCATGACCTGCAGGTCAAGAATGAGGCCCTTCTCAATAAATGGTTATTTAAACTTCTTACTGAGGATGGTTTTTGGCAAACCATGTTGTGCAACAAGTATCTAGGCCAAAAGGGGGTTTCTCAGGCATATTGGAAACCTGGCGACTCGCACTTTTGGGCTAGCCTAATGGCGACAAAGAAACATCTCTTTCACTTTGGGTCTTTCGCGATAAAGGATGGGTCGGAGATTTGTTTCTGGGAAGACATCTGGCTAGGCAATGCCAGTCTCAAAGAACAATATCCAGCCTTATATAACATTGCTCGCGAAAAGAATAATATTATTGTACATGTGCTCAGTTATTCCCTGCTGAATATTTCGTTCAGGCGGGATTTGATTGGCCCCCGACTTGTGTCATGGCGTAATCTTTTATTCTGGCTGGATTCGATTAGCCCGACACAAGGTCGGGATGTGTTTTGCTGGAACCTTACTACACCAGGGTCTTTCACGGTAGACTCTATGTACCGTGCACTCACGCACTCTGAGGTACCAGCGTGTAATAATAAGAAAATTTGGAAGTCTAAGATTCCACTAAAAGTGAAAATCTTCATGTGGTATCTTCATAAGGGAGTTGTGCTAACCAAAGACAACCTCGCACGTCGCAACTGGCCAGGGAGTAAGAAGTGTTCTCTTTATACTCATGATGAGACAATAAAACACCTCCTTTTCCAATGCAAGTTTGCCCGTTCTACGTAGTTAGTCATCCAAATAGCGTCAAATTTGTATCCGCCCATAAATGTTGCCAATAGTTTTGGCCATTGGTTGAACGGTATTACAAATAGGTTCAAAACGCTAATAAGGGCGGGAGCGTATGCCTTAATTCGGCCactttggctatgtagaaatgatttggtttttaatgACAAAAATGCTTTTCTCCCCTGCAGGTTATTTTCCGGTGTACGCACTCGCTACATACGTGGTCTATGCTACAACGGCCGGAGTACCAACCGCTGTTCATGGCGGTGTGTACGCGATTCGAGCTGGTGCCCACAAAGGTTTTTTCCAACATGGGTGGTAGCATAACGTACGAATCGACCCCCCACCCCTCGACATATTCATAGTGTCAGTCTATAGGACTCTACTTGTTGCCGATTTGTCGTTTTTATTTCATGATCTTTTGCCAGACTTATGGATTTGGCAGTGTGCATCCTatttatgcagaggccgggtgttacTCATAAAGCTTTCTATCCTCTTGATGCTACATTTTGAGATAATAAAGTCTTCCTTTATCGAAAaagggccttagcacgacgacttcccgactatCTACTACAATAAGGTTTGCCCAGCTCcgtgagggaggggcgatgacatCGGCATGCTTTCGGCTCACTACAGTGCCTGTAATCGTCACTAGGTGGTCTATTTTTGTGTTCTTTGTAATACATGACAGTTAATGAATAGATCGGAAGTTCTCCCCGCAAAAACAAACTGTCACCGCATACAGAAATTTAAAAGAAAAAACATCAAAGAAAAATCTACTAAGCATCAATAAACAAAAACAtatacaaaaataaaataaaatacatgaGCCCACCAGATAATTCGGCCTGGTCAAAACATAACATCAACCAAACCTGATAGCTAGTAAGACACAAGACAAAaatgaaaataaataaaaatataggAAACAAAAATAAACTTTGTCAAGTAAGAAtaaattagtggcattggtattaccttttaagaagaaaagaaattaaaaaTAATGATACAAATGGCGCACATTTTACACATAAGTTGCACTTTTTTGGACAAAGGGCAAGATGATACCAATTACATCAACCTATACAACGATTCAATATCAAAAACTGGTCGAGACCTCAAGGATGGACATAGTCAAAAAAATATAGAATAAGAAGGAAAACAAACAAAGCCAACACAACCAATGACTTGCAACAGCAACGCCTGGCCACACACAAGCTACGAGAAAGGTTCTCCAAACACAACGCCTCGAAGAAGGTAATGACCCTTAAACACCATCGAACCGTGGTCCAGTTCCAGTGCAACGCCACCATTTCACCCTGAAGAGCACGTCTGAGCAGAGTCCaaagcaatgccttcaacaatgACATGATGCGTAAGATACCATCATTTCCAGTGCAACTATTGAAGGTTGGACCTATGGTTTTCACCCTCGGAGCTCGAGAATTGGTGCTCCAAGAGCACCACCAAGCTGAATACACCATATGTTGCCGCTACCCTTTGTCGAAGAAGATGAAGCTGCATGACAGGGCACCCACATACCATGGTCACGGGGAATTGAAATTGAAACCGTTCCATGGCTTCCATACCCGGTGACAGCCACTCGCGTTACCCTTGGTGTGGATATCACCATGCAGTCAAATCTATGTGCACATAACTGCTACAGAATGGAGAGAACCGAACGTCGTTGGTGCTATATGGAGCGCACGTGCTCCAGAAACTATGCGAGGAGGCCGACATCGACAACATCGAAAGACATGCATGAACTCCAGGGGTGCGCACAAGTTGTAGTTGCACCCCCCCCTCGACCCACCCTTGCACGTGTTCGCGTCACCATCGTTGCTTCACCGCTGCCACCATCGACCAGCCCCTGATCCACCATTGCCAAATATGCGCGTCGGAGACCCACTACTTCATGCAGCCACCTGAGCCATCCCCTGCCGCCCACGCAACACGGCAGTACAACGATCACCTAAGGCACTCGGGACGGCCGCCCCGGCGTCCAAGCTCCATCGCCTGGGtcacgtcccccccccccccccccccccccccccacacatcCACTAGCAGCAGCTGGGAAGGGCAGGGGAGGAGGTGGCTAGGGTTTGTGCTTCGGGGTGTAATCATCAATCCTTAGAGTCAGTTGAACCCAGACCTGAGGCTACAGGGGCCTTGACCTGGGGCGTGCCTCCTAATTACTTCATTTAATGTTTATAATGGAGCCGTTGTAGCTCGCAAAGGTGGCCTGGGGCGTATGTTTGTCCTGGCTCCTCTCCCCCACTCCTTAAAATCATCAGTTCTTTCTCAATTTGTACATCTCATTTACAGTGGACAATTGTTGTACTCCCCTCATCCCAAAATAAATGTCTTGAACTTAGTACAAATTTGTACTAGAGCTAGTATAAAGTTAAGACACTTATTTTAAGACGGAAGGAGTATTTATTAGTAAGTACCAGTATGCAAAGAATGTCACGTGGCTCTGAAAATAAAAAGGTGACAGGTAGGTTGTGGTCTGTTTTGCCAGCGCAGCATGCATGCATGTACCGCGGCTGATGCGGACTTACGCGCCGCGCCCATGCACGGGTCCTCGCTCGTTGCTACCACGAGGCATGTAAAACCACACATGCACGAAATTATATTTCCACACAATTTACCAGTTTGAATTTCTTGCGGGTTATCTACATAGCGTCCGCTTGAATCTGTATGTGTTCCTTACTCATGCAGACTTCATGGAGTTTTTGGTTACTGGGCGCAAGACGGTAGCATAGGTTATCTACAACCAGTTTGAATGATGGTTTACTAATAGGATAGATGTTTAGTCGTCTGATCCTCTTCATTGCCGGTTATGGctttgtttatttatttattctgcTTTTTATGCTCCTTCTGCGACCTGTACTACATTGTAGATCTTTATTTGCTGAATTTTTAATAAAATGACCGCATGCATTGTTCTTAAAATAAAACAACTTACCAGTAGGCAGTACCGTACCAACCAGACGCGCAAAATAATTTGGCTTATCTTCATCTACCTATTGAGCCTGCCAAGAAAATAGTGGTGGGAGGGGGCTGCTATATATGGTGTCTGTATTGATTTGTAACGTTGTGAGAATAGTACAGACAAGATTAGGTACGCCCAGCTGTTCTGAAATTTCTAGTAAAGAGGCGGTCTCAATCATGATTGCAAAAAAGAAATATGGAGAACAATAACGCATGTGGTATAGGTAATTGTAATTACCGTCTTTGTGGTAGGGTATAAACGTCTTTGCATGTACTGTTTTCTTCCAAAAGTACGTCAAGGACGTATCATATTTTTATAGAAGGCAAAAAAATAATTACAAGAGACTATCACTCGTTGCGAACAGTAAATGTAGTTCAAACACCACACCCGAGCTAATTCGAAGAAAAGTCTCTGCACACATTacaaacacaacgcaaaagaACCTGCCCTAACCAGAGCAACACGGCCGCGTCTCGACCAACACCGATCACTCGAAGAGCAACAAGTTCCACCGAAGTCCCCTTGTCGACACACCAACCACCCATGATTGCCGATAAGAAGATAGTCCCGAGAAAGCCACCGTCTTGTACTCACCGGCGTTCGCGTACATAGTGCCCAAGAAACTCTACTCGGACCAGCGGTACGCACCGGAGAACCGCCATACAGAACCTCCTACCCATGTCTCCACACATGATGCTTCCAACAGCGGAACGATGTCAAGACGCTGCCATCGCCGGTCCAAGACCTAGGCGTTCACCCGGAGACAGCAACCCAAACAAGAACGAGAGATACCGACCCATCTAAGCGACGCCTCCAAGGTGGGGAACGACGCCCAAGGACGTTGTTGCCGCGACACCGACCGAAGATGGGCAGGATTTTCATCCTTAACATCGCCTATCTCCCACCCTTGCGAAGGAATAAGGCCACACTGTCTGTGCTAGATCACACCGCTGCCACCACAGCACCTCGCCATCGTGGTCATAGCATGTCATCATGGCGCGCCATGTTGCCTTGTGAGCAgcaggtggcccccctctagtGGTTCTTCGTTCCAGTATTATTTATATATTCAATAAAAAAAATCtacgtggagtttcaggtcatttggagCTTCATAGAATAACTATCTCTGTTGTAGGTCTTTCAGGTCTAGAATTCCAGCTGTGGTAATTTCCCTCTTCATGTAGATCTTACAAACTAAGAGAGAAGGTATTAGAATTGCATCGTAAAGTGGAATAATGACCGAAAACATTTTAAATAACAGTAGAAAAATatgatgaaaaatggacgtatcatgcgCTTGCGAATTTCTGACAGAATTCAAGAAGCGAATGTCGATGGGAGCTCTTTGGCACACACACGCACGtgctgtaacaccccaaaaatttaaccataATTTTATTAAGTAGAATTTCTCTAGAAATAAGATTTTTGAACCATACTAGGTCATTTATTAATTTCAAGGCATTTTCTGTTTTCTGCTCTCCAAAATTCCTCCCTTCATATGGAATATTTTTTGTAAAATATTTTGGGCCTTGTTAGTTTTCTTAAAACTTTCCATTTACTTtttaaataacagtaggaaataTTTCCATAACAAAATTTGCCACAAAATAATTCTTGTAATAGCATTTTCGATATATGAAATGCTTATGTTACACTAAGACCCTTTTAAATAATTCTTTCAAAATTCTACAAAAATTATGAGGGGTCAG
This genomic window from Aegilops tauschii subsp. strangulata cultivar AL8/78 chromosome 4, Aet v6.0, whole genome shotgun sequence contains:
- the LOC109733277 gene encoding allene oxide synthase 2; translation: MAGGDEGSLVPREVPGSYGMPFVSAIRDRLDFYYFQGQDKYFESRVDKYGSTVVRINVPPGPFMARDPRVVAVLDAKSFPVLFDVDKVEKKNLFTGTYMPSTSLTGGFRVCSYLDPSEPTHTKVKQLLFSLLASRKDAFIPAFRSHFSSLLATVESQLVLSKKSNFNTLNDATSFEFIGDAYFGVLPSASDLGTTGPTKAAKWLIFQLHPLVTLGLPMILEEPLLHTVHLPPILVSGDYKALYKYFYAAATKALDTAEGLGLKRDEACHNLLFATVFNSYGGLKVLLPGILARIAGAGEKFHQKLVAEIRAAVADAGGKVTIEALEKMELTKSAVWEALRLDPPVKFQYGRAKADMNIESHDAVFAVKKGEMLFGYQPCATRDPRVFGSTAREFVGDRFVGEEGRKLLQYVYWSNGRETESPSVDNKQCPGKNLVVLVGRLLVVELFLRYDTFTADVGVDLLGTKVEFTGVTKATSGPESAV